The Campylobacter concisus sequence CTTGGATAGCTTCAAGGTTTTTAGAGAGTTGATCTAGCTTGTCGCCTGTTCTAAAAATTCCCATTAAATCCCAGTTGTTTTTACCAAGCTCCTCGCGAAGCGCATACATGTCGTTCACGCCACCCTCGCCTGTTGCTATGGCTTTAAATTTATCCTGCCACATTTTAGCTAGCTCTGAAGTCTTTTTGCCACTTGCAAATTTAGCATCTTTTGCGTATGCGCCAGCACCTTTACCAGCTAGATCGCCAGTGACCACTGCATCAGTTAGGCTGTTTCCACCAAGGCGGTTTGCACCGTGGATAGATACACATGAAGCCTCGCCACCTACATAAATTCCAGGAATTTTTGTGCTCATATCATCAAATTTAGCTACCTCTATACCGCCCATTGAGTAGTGAGCTGTTGGACGGATAGGCACTGGTTGCTCGATTAGATCGATATTTTGGAAAAGCATGGCTGTGTGGCGAATTTTTGGAAGCTTTTTCATAATAGTATCTTTGCCAAGGTGGCGAACATCGCAAAGTACATAAGCGCTCATACCCTCACCAAAGCCTCTACCCTCGCGAATTTCTGTCTCGATCGCACGAGCGACGACGTCACGAGGAGCTAGTTCCATCTTTTCGTGATAGTTTTTCATAAAGCGCTCGCCCTTGTTATTTAGCAAGTATCCGCCCTCGCCGCGAGCTGCTTCAGTGATTAGTGTGCCACCATTTTGAACGCCAGTTGGGTGAAACTGAAGCATCTCAGGGTCTTCAAAACCAAGACCCGCTTTAAGCGCAGCGGCGATGCCATCACCAGTTGCTATAAATGGAACTGATGTGCGGTTATAAAAAATTCTAGTGTATCCGCCAGTTGCGATGACTAGAGATTTGCAAAGAACTGGGTAAATTTGACCATCTTGGATATTACGAAGAACGACGCCTTCAACCTTGCCATCCTCAAGACCAATCTCAAGCAGCTCATGGTCCATTAGAAATTTCACACCAGCTGTGATCGCGTCGTCCAAGCACGCATGCATCAAAACGTGGCCAGTTTTATCAGCCGCATAGTTACAGCGCTTTTTGCTAGCGCCGCCCATAAAGCGAAACGCAACATCACCATTATCTTTACGAGATACGTCGCCATTATCTATACGAGAAAAAAGCATACCGTTGTGATCTAGCTCATGGATGACCGCGCCTGCTGCCTCGCAAAATTTCACAACTGCATCTTGATCAGCAAGATAAGCCGCACCTTTAACTGTATCATAAGCGTGAAGCTTGAAGCTATCGCCATTACTAAAGTCAGTAACGCCGTTTATTCCACCCTCCGCCATACAGGTCGCATTGCGAGATGGCATCATCTTTGTAGCAACAACGACGGTTGAGTTTGGATATTGCTTGCGAACGGCTGTTGCTGCACGAAGTCCAGCACCACCAGAGCCGATTATTAGCACATCAACAGATGGCAAGCCACTTTCATTGCCTTTTGGCAACTCACCAGCAAAAACATTGGTCGCACCAGCTGTTGTAGCTAGCGCACCTACGCTGATACAGGCACTTTGTAGAAATTCTCTTCTGGTAAATTTTTCACTCATTGATAACTTCCTATCTTAGTAAATTTTTAGCGTTTAAAACGCACCGCCAGTTCATTTCTTAATATTTTTTAAAACGACTACATTAATTAAATAATTAATAATGAAACATTACATTAAATTTACTTAAAAGAAACATAAAGATTTATTTTAGATTAAGAAATGAGAGCTGGTATTAAAATCAAAAAGGATAGAATGGGCTTTTCAAGGTAGTTTTTATAAATTTAGTGGTAGAAAATTTATAAGATATATAAAAATTTCTACCAATTTGAAGTTTATTTTTATTTTTAAGCTTTTAAGCTTTAAAAGCTATTATTCAGGGCGTTATAAATATAAATTTTCTTTTATACTTAAATAAATATATTAAATATAATAAATAACCTTATTTTTGTCCTATTATCAAAATTCACCCTTTGGGTGCAAAATTTCTTTTAGTTCGCCATCACTTAGCTTGTAGTTATAAAATCTCTCGTAAAACTCTTTTGTTTTTTGCTCTAAATTTAGATCACTAAATTGCTCTGGGTAAAATGTCTTAGCCAGCCAAAGCGGATAAAGCGCACCTTCAGCACTTCTTACGCTCCAAAGATAAACGCCACTTGGCACTACAAAAATTTCTCCATTTTGCACAGCTTTTAGCTTAGCAAATGATGCGTTTTTAGCGATAGCATCGGCACTTTTTTGTGAATTTGTTATGATGATATCTGGGTTAAAGATGATGACTTGCTCTTCGTTTATCGCTTTTGAAATTTTAAAATCCCCATCACTTAGCTCTGAGCTTAAATTTATGCCGTCAGCCACGCTAATATACTCTGCGCCGATATCTTTTGAGCTAATGGTGCTAAAGTTTCCTGAGTTGTAGTTAAGCACCAAAACTCTCTTTTTTGGCGTTAAATTTGCTGTTTTTTGGCTTACAAATTTTATGTTGTCGTTAAAATAGTCATTAAACTCACGCGCCCTTTTTACGCTCTTTTCGCCCCAAATTTCAGCGATCTTGCTAAAGCTGTCTTGTATCTCTTTGATACTTTGAAATTTATCTATCTTCACAACTGCGATGCCAGCGCTCTCAAGCTGAGCTTTGCTGTTTTCATCAAACATCATACCAACTGGTCCAAAAACAACTTGCGTTTTTGATGCGATGATCGTTTCAACGCTGCTACTTAGCATGCCACTTTTGTTATCGTTGCTCTTTATTTTTGGAAAAATTTTTGACATTAGTGGAGGCAGTTTTGGCGCACCACTAATTATATGATCTTCATTGCCAAGCATCGCAGAGACCTGCACAAATGCACCTATCAAAGGCGTAGCACACTCGATAACATCAGGCACTTCTACCTTTTTATTGTCGCTATCAAGCACCACTCTTGCTTGCAAACTAACAAGCAAAAAAGCCAAAAGTAAAATTTTCTTAAACATATATTCTCCTTTTAATCCACCATCACGCAAGAGTAATGCTCGCGCTCA is a genomic window containing:
- a CDS encoding ABC transporter substrate-binding protein, which produces MFKKILLLAFLLVSLQARVVLDSDNKKVEVPDVIECATPLIGAFVQVSAMLGNEDHIISGAPKLPPLMSKIFPKIKSNDNKSGMLSSSVETIIASKTQVVFGPVGMMFDENSKAQLESAGIAVVKIDKFQSIKEIQDSFSKIAEIWGEKSVKRAREFNDYFNDNIKFVSQKTANLTPKKRVLVLNYNSGNFSTISSKDIGAEYISVADGINLSSELSDGDFKISKAINEEQVIIFNPDIIITNSQKSADAIAKNASFAKLKAVQNGEIFVVPSGVYLWSVRSAEGALYPLWLAKTFYPEQFSDLNLEQKTKEFYERFYNYKLSDGELKEILHPKGEF
- the sdhA gene encoding 8-methylmenaquinol:fumarate reductase flavoprotein subunit, whose amino-acid sequence is MSEKFTRREFLQSACISVGALATTAGATNVFAGELPKGNESGLPSVDVLIIGSGGAGLRAATAVRKQYPNSTVVVATKMMPSRNATCMAEGGINGVTDFSNGDSFKLHAYDTVKGAAYLADQDAVVKFCEAAGAVIHELDHNGMLFSRIDNGDVSRKDNGDVAFRFMGGASKKRCNYAADKTGHVLMHACLDDAITAGVKFLMDHELLEIGLEDGKVEGVVLRNIQDGQIYPVLCKSLVIATGGYTRIFYNRTSVPFIATGDGIAAALKAGLGFEDPEMLQFHPTGVQNGGTLITEAARGEGGYLLNNKGERFMKNYHEKMELAPRDVVARAIETEIREGRGFGEGMSAYVLCDVRHLGKDTIMKKLPKIRHTAMLFQNIDLIEQPVPIRPTAHYSMGGIEVAKFDDMSTKIPGIYVGGEASCVSIHGANRLGGNSLTDAVVTGDLAGKGAGAYAKDAKFASGKKTSELAKMWQDKFKAIATGEGGVNDMYALREELGKNNWDLMGIFRTGDKLDQLSKNLEAIQARYDTIKVPNKNPVMNTAFTDYVELGNLILLSRAACLAAQKRLESRGAHTREDYPKRDDVNFLKHSIVTLNDGKLELGYKDVVTGIFSLDGKKPE